Proteins encoded by one window of Bacillus rossius redtenbacheri isolate Brsri chromosome 3, Brsri_v3, whole genome shotgun sequence:
- the LOC134530081 gene encoding leishmanolysin-like peptidase produces MANRRNLEILFFGLATYFILPTKGFMGHAPCNHVHPKEEDVIRDVHIEPAHSVVKRSINQPLRIVLHYDDTVYRLGREKFELINNTVLPVAVHFWERALMVRKTNNVIRLNRMCRKNQVFFKRGDPHAYCRNACEARTMCGEVQVPEEHLEACRTCNATGQDCKQSGHGRGPGIADADFVFYVSANETERCNKGMTVAYAAHCQQEAALDRPIAGHANLCPRKISTKPQELAILLSTVKHEILHALGFSVSLYAFYRDEQGRPLTPRGESGKPQLNERLQTRQWSDRVVRAVERRDWLVRSGPVTRQLMLMVTPRVVEEVRAHFGCRQLEGAELEDQGGDGTSLTHWEKRVFENEAMTGTHTQNPVYSRITLALMEDTGWYRANYSMAQPLDWGRNYGCDFVMRSCKYWMDNRTASGRSIHPFCNKVKRDPLETECTMDRSAVALCNLVAHREPVPLLYQNFDRIPHVPRGQEPLYGGSVAMADYCPYVQEFTWRSNNVDVRGSHCQYQQNNPGAEKNFALERYGPGSKCFDHTDRSWEERSCGQVRQWRHWGSGCYRYSCSAGRLHILVGNYSFTCYDTGQVLDVQLFSHGWLHKGALVCPPCEDLCQESEGWCSRNNNMPSFIEYHQDDLKCTSSRCLQAGVLALLAVCSTARWLR; encoded by the exons ATGGCAAATAGGCGTAacttagaaatattattttttggtttagccacgtattttattttaccaacgAAGGGATTTATGGGCCATGCACCCTGCAATCATGTTCATCCGAAAGAAGAAGAC GTAATACGTGACGTCCACATCGAACCAGCTCACAGCGTGGTCAAGCGCAGCATCAATCAGCCGTTGAGGATTGTGCTGCACTACGACGATACTGTTTACAG gcttGGTAGAGAAAAGTTTGAACTAATAAAT AACACGGTGCTGCCGGTGGCCGTGCACTTCTGGGAGAGAGCGCTGATGGTGCGCAAGACCAACAACGTCATCAGGCTCAACAG GATGTGCAGGAAGAACCAAGTGTTCTTCAAGAGAGGCGACCCGCACGCCTACTGCAGGAACGCGTGCGAGGCGCGCACCATGTGTGGCGAGGTGCAGGTTCCAGAGGAGCACCTGGAG GCGTGCCGGACTTGCAACGCCACGGGCCAGGACTGCAAACAGTCGGGGCACGGCCGCGGTCCGGGCATCGCAGACGCTGACTTTGTGTTTTACGTCTCGGCCAATGAGACGGAGCGCTGCAACAAGGGGATGACGGTTGCTTACGCCGCCCATTGCCAGCAGGAGGCGGCCCTCGACAG GCCGATCGCGGGACATGCCAACCTCTGCCCGAGGAAGATCAGCACCAAGCCCCAGGAGCTGGCGATCCTGCTGTCGACGGTGAAGCACGAGATCCTGCACGCGCTGGGCTTCTCGGTGAGCCTGTACGCCTTCTACCGCGACGAGCAGGGCCGGCCCCTCACGCCGCGGGGCGAGTCCGGCAAGCCGCAGCTCAACGAGAG GCTGCAGACGCGGCAGTGGAGCGACCGCGTGGTGCGCGCGGTGGAGCGCCGGGACTGGCTGGTGCGCTCCGGCCCGGTGACGCGCCAGCTCATGCTGATGGTGACCCCGCGCGTGGTGGAAGAGGTGCGAGCGCACTTCGGCTGCCGGCAGCTGGAGGGGGCGGAGCTGGAGGACCAGGGCGGCGACGGCACGTCCCTCACCCACTGGGAGAAGAGGGTGTTCGAG AACGAGGCGATGACGGGCACGCACACCCAGAACCCCGTGTACTCGCGCATCACGCTGGCGCTCATGGAAGACACGGGCTGGTACCGTGCCAACTACTCCATGGCACAGCCGCTGGACTGGGGGCGCAACTACGGCTGTGACTTCGTCATGCGCAGCTGCAAGTACTGGATGGACAACAGGACGGCCAG CGGGCGGTCCATCCACCCGTTCTGCAACAAGGTGAAGAGGGACCCGCTGGAGACGGAGTGCACCATGGACCGCAGCGCGGTGGCGCTGTGCAACCTGGTGGCGCACCGCGAGCCCGTGCCGCTGCTCTACCag AACTTTGACCGGATCCCGCACGTGCCCCGCGGCCAGGAGCCGCTGTACGGGGGCTCCGTGGCGATGGCCGACTACTGCCCGTACGTCCAGGAGTTCACGTGGCGCTCCAACAACGTGGACGTGCGCGGCTCGCACTGCCAGTACCAGCAGAACAACCCCG GCGCGGAGAAGAACTTTGCGCTGGAGCGGTACGGGCCGGGCTCCAAGTGCTTCGACCACACGGACCGCTCGTGGGAGGAGCGGTCGTGCGGCCAGGTGCGGCAGTGGCGACACTGGGGCTCGGGCTGCTACCGCTACTCCTGCAGCGCGGGCCGCCTGCACATCCTG GTGGGCAACTACTCCTTCACGTGCTACGACACGGGCCAGGTGCTGGACGTGCAGCTGTTCAGCCACGGCTGGCTGCACAAGGGCGCGCTGGTGTGCCCGCCGTGCGAGGACCTGTGCCAG gaaaGTGAGGGTTGGTGCTCACGCAATAACAACATGCCATCGTTCATCGAGTACCACCAGGATGACCTCAAGTGCACCAGCTCACGCTGTTTGCAAGCAGGCGTGTTGGCATTACTGGCGGTCTGCAGCACTGCGCGCTGGCTGCGGTGA